Genomic DNA from Telopea speciosissima isolate NSW1024214 ecotype Mountain lineage chromosome 2, Tspe_v1, whole genome shotgun sequence:
ttcttaataaggtgggacccgtagcataccgactggcattaccaccatctttgtcaggcatccacgatgtttttcatgtgtcgatatTGAGGAAGCATATTaacaacccaacacatgtactgtcaactgaacctgaacagttggatgtggatatgacctatgaagaacaacccacagagatattggacagaaaggagcataaccttcgTAACCGTaccgtcgcttttgtaaaggttcgatggggaaacaacccgatagaagaagcttcatgggaacatgaagaagaaatgaaagagaagtatcctcaactctttggattacaaagtaagcaaattttgaggacgaaattttttgtagcgtggggagaaatgtcaaaccctgctcctgattggttggattttttattgaagggcaggaacctctggccaggcaaccaggatcactgtggagcttCACTCcaatcaatgagatcaatgagaatactttgaacaggtttccctatatacctgttagaagatggatagcagacccctgcaactgtgcagctcacagcttaatatatggtttggatcccaggtaatctctctcctccccaaataatgggacccacctctgaggaagtgtgtaaaatcccctatgtggcatgaggggacaaagccctgaccaagggtcaaacccctatgcaagcccattgaatttcagcttgctggaattctctaaacaatggcactaggcgatgcagtaaggcccagtgacatcgcccagtgtgtgattctgaatattttaatggtttttatttgtggggaccactcaatatggacatgggcatcctccataggtagagggaagtctgagggatcACCTCAtaccctcagttcactgtggaccccaccagtgtgcccagaatcagtcaaaattagtttaaaaactaatttttaaaagaggccttcataggcaaacaagcctcagtgagggctgagcctataaatagggaggttctgggttcatttagaacccttagtaaacctaaaatccatgggagagaagagaggaaagaaaggagaaaaagaagaagaaggaagaaggagagggagttGCTGCCACCCATTCCAGCTGAAAACCGAGCCCCCTCTCAAGCCATTTTTGGTATAAAACACCCCCCCTATGCTTATTGTCCCCATCCCTTCTCTATGTATGATGTGTTcttgctctctgggcagcccagaacagctagaaCTTGCCCAAAGcacctccagatctgccatgcagaccttgtgcatggaagatctgggatttttattgaatttcatCATTCTATGATGCTGTTCTTATGAGCCGAAgctggctgtgcatagctgcactgcccagccTTGCTTCTGTTGGATTGAATAGAACCCTAAGAGTAAGCCATGGTTGcacagaccaaaccctaggtggttgtaGCTTTAAACCACTGTTTTACACCCATTTCCAGCCCTAcatgtggctggaattgaattccaagtttagagaaaaccctgtgatactatttcactgggctgtctgggcagcctgatggtggacctgatggatgatccatttggacccataggtaggccatcccaagggctacctgatcccccaaacatgcagaggatcaagattgggcataacctgaaaagcccagccttgggaactcagcccagcatcgatttgcagcctctgggcgatgcagacatcgcccagggccatcacccagtgaatgaaaactaCTGTCTTGCTGATCTGGATATAGGAATCTCACCCCTTGgcttttggacactgtgggaggttgggaaatgaccaaaaagcccttccccacatctgtccttaattggagaatgctttggaacccaaagTGGGCCCTGCAAGTgaaagaaaccctgctgtgcttggtcctgcagcacgggcaagctgtggacaacactgtggacttgatctgacctagggtcaggtacaaccattgaaatgactattttacccttagtgccactgacactggttgatgcaccgggacataacctaaggcccagtgcaaggcccagtgattccaattgagtaccaaccaagtacctgtcaacccagtaagcttaggttaaccctaggagtaccagtgatagactgaaaccctaatataacaacttttgatttacatctaggaattgatcccgcgctcaaggAAAACAATCAGACtgttgttggaactgagtttgctaacaagtatctagaacccaactcaggtgagtgaataatactatcatatgtgcaagtgtaattatgatgctatgccggctaataagaactGAATTATATATGatgtgttacttacttctgttcaaattactcaaatcactacataatgactgtctgttgatcaatactgtgaattcttatatgattattgtgattgttagactagatgccgtagtcggcttagaaatgaggcccgtggtaacccgtagtatgggatgcggttgacaccacctgactcatatgatgtcatatagacatggggctagagtttcatcacccatgctatgcacccttgccaataggggttaaggtgttggatgcttgtgggggcgaccatcagaaaatgagaaaagagaaaatgaatgaatagaacactggaatggtgcatgaatgaaagaacaccggaatggtgcgtatgggctataagccagaaaagaaaagaaaagagaaaagaaatggattgtcccacaagttaatcatagagggctggtcgggctgaccttggtgactaatgctggagctgactggtcctctccaacaactcaatgggtgtatcgcgggaaggggttagaagtccgcaccagggatacatgtattggggattgtagtagcactaacttgacttagttgtattgttaggtggctaataaataatttggacttgcacatcatgtaggatcatatgaactgtgaattgtgattgcatatgcatgcatgattgatgttatttgctcacgagctcagtggggctcacactctgttgtacaatgtttttcttagatgattttgcagatcgatgccagtgtggcatggaggcttatctcgaggaggagaatcctggttgttacgatgatgttggtgtggaccccgacggaggtcataccaatcctgcatactttctcggtggtcattgatgaagaccgttgaggagtgcttctgatgttttgttgtgggaactcctttttgttttgctaggagttttccccgttttgactgtggatcagttgtagtttctttttacttcttttttttttttttttgggttgagtatgctcaccctgtatatgtctatatatgtagttctgtacttatcagtttggtttctttgtttgtgggtggagggaaatgtacaaactatcttatgtatatattatcaccatttccccgtatcgctatgcttccttttattattgaattgtagttctgcagcactctgatcttacttattgtaatgagatgaatgtggttccgtgaatgtaagcactgcttctagatccgtgggatttggcggattgccgttatgcaattcgggtcacctacccaatcctcctagggggtggtttggggtgtgacagttatGGATGAAAATTACAGAATCTTTATAGAAATGGAGCAAGAAAGATTTCAATAACGGGTCTCCCACCAGTTGGTTGTTTGCCGATTCAAGCGACGGTGGGTACCATCACACCGGGTCCAAACAACATAAGTGTGTAGTTGAACAGAATGAGGATTCACAGGTCTACAACGTCAAGCTTCAAGGTTATATCACAAGGTGGGAAGCTACACTTCCTGGTGCCAAACTTGCTTATGCAGACATCTACAGTCCCTTGAAGGACATGATTCTCTACCCCAATAAATAACGCCAATAAATATGGTAAGTATGCATATAATTGTGATTTAATTATTCTTATTTGATTAATTAGCTTTATGTATAGGCTTATGATGTACCTATTCCTAATTGATAAATTGGATAATTGGTTTTATATATAGGTTTTGAACATACCCTAAAAGGGTGTTGTGGGACCGGATACTTAGAGATGGGTGAGCTGTGCAACAGTCTGACTACGCCAATCTACTCAGACTCTACAaagtatattttctttgatgcCATCCACCCAACACAAGCAGCTTCTCAGAATATTGCTAATGTCATACAACAAACTGTTATTCCTCATCTAGCtaattagattaaaattttttaggctcctttagttttttgtttttttttacttggaTATGAAAATATAATCACAGTTTCATTAGAAGAGTTCATAAGAtttcacttctttttctttggttgtttcaaagtctttttattttttttgaatgatttggagttttgATTAGAAACCTTTATTTGTAATAATTAGTTTTAACATAGTTAATACATATTTGCATTAAAGAAAATcaaggtattctctctctctctctctctcctcccatagTAATGCTTGGGAATCTCGCAGCATGTGATATATTCATCTGGGCTTTGATTGGATTGATCCCGGATGGGCTGCACTAGGATTGGGTCTATGGTTTGGTCTGACCAGGTATGGGCCAGGCATAAAAACCTGAACCCATATTGTGATTGAAATTTGATGGCTAATTCAGAATATTTCTCAATCTGCATCACCCTACTATGTGACACAATTGGATGCACAGAGACGTGGTAAAGTTATATGTAAAAGCAGATTAAGAAACTTGATAAAATAACCTCATCAATATACCTGTACCAAATCAGTATTCGGTACAGTATCGAAACCATATTGATTCACAACCTTATTCCTACCTCCTTCATTCTCTGATTCTCTCTTTcgttttattcttttttatttaacactgttttcattttttttagtcTGCTTCTTCCTAGAATCGGTGATTCAAACAACATTGATACGGTTGGATTCGATATACCAATTCGATACCAATCTGATACTGATTTTGATTGTCATAATACCATGGCGATATAGCATTGACATCATAACGGTAGTTCACACTATAGCGGTAAATCTTGCCATAGCACGAGATCGCCATATTGTCATAGCGATGTATTACCATAACGATAGATCACATCATAGCGCCACGACTGGCCATAGTGGTAGATCATTCTATAGCACCATAATGGTATATTGCACCATAGCTACCAAAGTGGTAGATCTCTCCATAGCATGAAATCACCATAACGGTAAGTCACGTCATAGCGATATGGATCGGTCAGTATCGATAAAGataatgttttattatttttttgcccttgatTCATATCGATAAAACGATACGGGACGAATGGTACCAAATCATGAATGGGTCGGTATATGTAATAGAAACTGAAGAcaataaagaaaacaaggaTAACATGtcagatttctttttttttggtaaaaagagaATATGTAAGATTGGGGgataaaaaaatgggaaagagagataaaGGTAGTGGAcatggagggagagagaaaggagaggtcAAGTTACCGAGAATTAGGTTTCCAAGTAGCACCCTCTTGATGTACTTCCGgcaaaaattatctcctctattTCCTTGCTCGGCTCAGATCCCTCAGTGCTCACCCAAGTAgagtgtttgggtaggggtaaggtggtcactACGCCCCCTTTTATTATTGACATTATGGGAACTCGACCGGACAAGGAACCGAAGGGAATAAAGATCCGTACTTCCGAGGATCCGGACTCCCAAAAGGTAGGAACCCAAGCCGGATTTAGATCCTTTTTCGTGTGGATCGCTTCAACACCCTCGCGGTTGGGCTATCATGATGCAAACTCATGCACACATCTCAATGCGCATCATACCATCCCAGCCGTCAGATGCACTTTAGAGAGGCACCCACATGGGAGAGGATCTGTTTCTTTCTAGTCAAGGTAGGAACCCAAGCCGGATTTAGATCCTTTTTCGTGTGGATGCGTCTTCAACACCCATCTGACGGTTGGGCTATCATGATGCAAACTCATGCACACATCTCAATGCGCATCATACCATCCCAGCCGTCAGATGCACTTTAGAGAGGCACCCACATGGGAGAGGATCTGTTTCTTTCTAGTCAAGGTTGACCTTGTGTTAGGCAGTAACTTAGGGTCTACGTTGAAAGGTTTAGTGGGCAACTTATCAGCTTACGTGAAGTGTAACTACTAGCTTGACTTGGCCTGCCCGGTCGCCCTACACTACTGGCGCTTCAAAAGCCTATAAGAGATGAAAGAGGAGGAAAGGTCTGAACACGAATCACAACCGTCCATGCATGGTAAGCCCATGTAGTCCACTCCTCACTATTCTACCAAATTCTTCCAATCCAAGCCCTATATTgttcagatcctctccaatgacatttaaccaccagaGTCCATCTCCCACCATCCATAGTGTGTGGTCCTCACATTTTAGAGGTGGTCCTCGCACATCATGTATGGTGGATATCGACTCTGGTgattaaatgtcattggagaggatccagactCCTATATATAAGTAGCTAATTAATCTCTCCCAACAACTTATAAGATTGATCTATTGCTTTTGTTGATTCAACTTTAGACCCAGGAAATAACAATAGATTGACCACGTCAATGTGAAGTGATCATCCATCATACGGTTGTGACTTCCAAGGTGGTATCGCTACCGGTCGTTTCACTAATGGCAAACTCGTTACGGATATGATTGTTTCAAGTCTAGGGATTAAGGATTCTGTGCCAGCCTACCTTGATCCTAAGATCACCAATCATGACTTGCTTACCGGTGTCAGCTTTGCCTCTACCGGTTCCGAATTAGACGATATGACTACCGATATAGGAAGTGTTATGCACATGTCAACTCAATTGGCCGATTTTTAGAAATGCTTAACTCGGATCCAGGCTACAGTAGGCAATGCCACTACAACTAAGATCATCCAGAACGCTATATTCATGGTTGGTGTTGCAACCAATGACATGTTGTTTAACTACTATGATATACCCACAAGGAAGGCAGAGTATTCATTGTCGGCTTACCATGATTTCCTTCTTAGAAACCTTGAGATTTTTGTCAGggtaagaaattttttttttttggtaaagattcaaaaaagaaaactagtcaaagaaaataagtaaaagaaAACTAGAAGTGAAACCACCTTTGGCAAAGCCATTAGTAGAAACAATCCTCACAAGACCCATCCCAAACACCTTCCGCACTACCATCAGCTAAGCTGATGGGAGTTATTAGAAAATAAACCTAAATTTTGATCTTCCTTGTGCATCTCATAAGACTTCATGTCTAACAAAATGAGGATATTCATTCCAAAAATTATATGTTTGAGATGAAGCTGCGTTCTTAGCCAAAAAGTCCACAAACTAGATTTCCTTCCTTGTAAAAATGGGAGTTGCCACACAATTGAGTCAAGATAGGTCTTTGGCACCCgccattgatgaagaaacaTAACCGACATCCTCTAGTTCACAACACATCAAATCGTCGATTTAGAGTCAGATTCAATCCATGACTGCCTGATTCCCATACGTATAGCATGTTTAATACCATCAAAGAAGGATAAAATTTGGCTGCTGCCCGGGTTGCAGTCATATTCCTATTACTCCAATCATATGGGATAATTTGGAATCCCTtaggatattttggaaaatactaaaacctaagggggtatttgtgaacccaaaggggaagggAATTATTCCAAATTGGAGCCTGCAATTGGGAGCTGTAGCAAGGGTGTTAGACGGTCCGATTtcggttaaacggtttggttcagttcggctttgactgcttgagggtagaaattgtaaccagaccgtttaacaaaacggtctcataatcaaaacctggaccGTTTGGTAAACGGTTTCGATTAATGGTTCTATACGATTTtacacgatttaggttagacgGTTCTGTACCCATTTTCTACTCTATTTATTAATACTAGTTATTAAttaatagttattacttattaagttattagttttttttttggaaaaaggaaatcattaatgaagaaacatgACTGCTTAGTAGTTGTTACTTgctaggttttgattttttgtttataaaaaaaaaatttgttaagtTTTTAAACGGTTAGGCGGTTTGATTATAATCGATTTTAATTGGAGTACAcggtttgaaaccgttggattaatcagtctaaaccgaaccaaaccgattaaataaacggtgtcatttctaaaaccataactggaccatttaactaaacggtctacctggtttcggtttaaatggttcggttcgattttggtaaacggtttcggtttagTCTTGACACCCTTAGCTGTAGGAAAATGGCTGCAACCTGGAATTTTCCATTAAAGAACGCTTGTAACTTTTCTTGGTTGTCGTGTATTTTAATTTCATTGTTATGTAAATTACAAGGTCTTTATAGAAATGGGGCAAGAAAGATTACGATAATGGGGCTTCCATCAGTTGGTTGTTTGCCCATTCAAGCAACTGTGGGTACCTTTACACCGGGTCCTACCACACTAAAACATAAGTGTGTAGATCAACAGAATGTAGACTCACAGGCCTACAATGCCAAACTTCAGGGTTATATCACAAGGTGTGAAGCTACACTCCCTGGTGCCAAACTTGCTTATGCGGATATCTGCACTCCCTTGATGGACATGATTCTCTACCCCAACAAATATGGTATGTACACAATTGTGACTAAATCTTATTTCAGTAGCTTTACAGGCTTGAGATGTGTTATTCCTTTTTGAGTTAGTTTTGGAATTGATTTTATTAGGTTTTAGGCATACCCTAAAAGGGTGTTGTGGGACCGGATACGTAGAGATGGGTCCTTTGTGCAACAGTTGGACGCCAGTTTTCTCAAACTCTTCCaagtatattttctttgatgcCATCCATCCAACACAAACCGCTTACCAGAATATTGCCGACGTCATTCAGCAAAATGTGCTTCCTCATCTAGCTAATTAGATTAAAATTTCATACTGCTTTagatattttttgggttagtgttctctgtgggggagcaaGATTCCTGTGTGCatgcgggggccaatgagagcgcacattgatatcatttttttttttgtcagatgCATTGATATCATGGGGGATaggatttccatctttcatgggggtggggtggtcatttcgtccTTTGGATATTAGGATGTGTTCAATGCACTCCCTCatagaaaactttcttccatacttttttttttacttagaTTTGTAAACATAATTATAATTTCATTATAAGAGCTCATAGGAtttcacttctttttctttaatataaTGCCTTTTTTAGTTTGAATGATTTTGAGTTTGATTAAAAACTCTATATTTGTAATAATTAGTTTCAACATAGTTAATACATATTTGCATTAAACAAAATCAAGATATTCTCTCTCCATCGTAATGCTTATCCACCCCTTTATTTACATAAGCATCCCAatgtggttttctttttttaattttctatgaCACGATAGTTTGAAACAACTGATCCAAATGTGAAATTTACCTATGGGAAGCCCTTATGGATTGTCATTCTTATGCTGATTATTTATACATCTAACGACATTTATAGATGTAAAGAAAGGTTTCCATGTGATGTGATGTAATGGTAAACCCTATGTGCCAATCTTGAAGCTCGTGATCCAATTTTACTTATTGTGAATATACTTACGTAGAAAAGCAACCATGAGCTAGTCTTTTGGTCAAAAAAACATGAGTCAGCCTCCATCCAAATATAAACGTTCGAGGAAGAAAACCATTTTGTAACACAACAGAGAAATTCTTTGATTCAGATAGAGACCACACCCTCCTACCCTTCAAGGCAATCGACGGGAGTGATGATATTTATTTGGTCACATATTACCCTTAACTCcggggagagagggggggggggggatgataTTTATTTGGTCACATctaaccatttaataaatggctaagttttggttttaaatttgAGTCTGTTTGGTTAAACGGTTTAAACCTAATCAAATCGTTTAAACCAACTATAAACCGTTTATGTAAATCGGTTAATATATACATGCAAGATAAGTCattcataattaaaataacaataatCAATTCAATCAATATTAAGTTTACATtaacttgaataaaaaattaaaacttgtAAACAATTATTATAACCTTATAAGTATTATAgatataaaaaaattcaaatcaatccaatataatgtttttttttttttatggttaaaAGATCATGTATATAAAAGAGAATTAGGATATACAAAAAGACAAGGAAATCTagaaaacaaaatcaagaaCTGCAAGGTCCAATCACCTCCTATGATAAGACCCTCAATGTTAAGTTTGCATGTATttcaataataattaaaaaaaaaaagcgttTAAAACCATTTAGATTATTTAATAAATCCATTTAAAACCATAAACCTTtgaaaccgaaaccgtttaaaaccaaaatcgtttaaaccgaaaacatTGCTCTATGCTATAGTCGTGGCGCTTCAAAAGGCGGGATTAGAgatgagagaagaggaaaggttATGGTTAATCGAGTGAGTATGTTGGATAATAAGTCAACAAATCACACCTATCCGAGCCATGTAGTCCACATGGTCGGGTCCATTCTACCTAGGGCTggaatagggtcgggttgggccgggctttatagaaccctagcccaaccctaagtccccttagctgggcccaggcccaacccgacctgactcagggccaaaaaatccaaccctgaccctaattggggaggggaaaagaaatgcatgggctagaatggGCCGGGaaaaacattatcaattttatacaaaataagaatatgataaaatataaggaaaaagttctctgtccgggagtgtggcctatgccagcactcccatgagtctgtctctctcctccttatgtgaaaagacatctctgccctcTTCTTtggatgaggagagagatagacacatgggagtgctggtgtaggccacactcccagacagagaactacttccctaaaatatattataacacttattgtcttcatatataatatattatataaaaaaatgtgggtgaaatttaaagtttacaatgtataaattatatcaatatatattttatagtataacttaaatcagggtcgggccgggggccaagcttagctcgaggcctcaaccctaacccgacccgaccctaactcagggccagaaatttccagccctgacccgccctcaaggccaaatatctcagcccaggccctgtttgggctcagggtgggttcgGACTGACAGGGCCAAACTAGCACCCCTAATTCTACCAAACTCTTTCTATCAAAGCCTATATATGTAAGAATTAGACCAGTGTAAATAATTGCAGTACGTGGTGGTGGTGAGTGTGAATTGGTTGATCAATCTGTAGTGGTACGTGTTCTCGATTGATTGACCATGGAGAAAGTACGTACCATTTCTATCACCTTATTCTTCTTCACTCTAGTTAGTGTCTCCTCTTTCTCTAATCTTCTTGTAGTAGTGGCTTCTTCTCAAATTAATCCTAAGAATTACAATATTACTGCTTTCTTTGTTTTCGGTGATTCAACTTTAGACCCAGGCAATAATGACAGATTGACCACCTCACTCCGAGGTGATCATCCACCATATGGCCGTGACTTCAAAGGTGGTATCGCTACCAGCCGTTTCACATATGGAAAACTCATTACGGACATAATTGTTTCGAGTCTAGGGATTAAGGATTCTGTGCCAGCCTACCTTGATCCCAACATCACCAACCACGACTTGCTCACCGATGTCAATTTTTCCTCTGCTGGTACCGGATTGGACAACATGACTGCTAACTTAGGAAATGTAATACACATGTCAACTCAATTGGTTGAGTTCCAAAAATGCGTAGCTCGGATCCAGGCTACAGTAGGCAATGCCACTGCAGCTGATATAATCCAGAATGCCATATTCACAATTGGTGCTTCAACCAACGATATGTTGTTTAACTATTACGATATACCCACAAGGAGGGTGGGGTATTCGTTGTCGGGTTACCAGGATTTCCTTCTCAGAAACCTTGAGACTTTTGTCAAGGTACgtatataaaattttttttattttattttcttgagatgaatgaaaaatatattaaagaattGAGCACATAGAATCTTTAGCTTCTTATTTCATTAATATTGTTATGTAAATTAATTACAGGGTCTATATAGAAATGGAGCAAGAAAGATTACAATAACAGGTCTTCCACCGGTTGGTTGTTTGCCGATTCAAGTGACAGTGGGTACAATCACACCGGGTCCTAACATACTACAACATAAGTGTGTAGATGAACAGAATGTGGATTCACAGTCCTACAATGCCAAGCTTCAAGGTTATATCACAAGGTGGGAAGCTACACTCCCTGGTGCCAAACTTGCTTATGCGGACATCTACACTCCCTTGATGGACATGATTctctatcccaagaaatatgGTAACTACACAATTGTGATTTAATTATTCTTGTTTGATTAGCTTTATAGGCTTATGATGTATGTGTTCCGCCTGATTGATAAATTGGAATTGGTTCTATTAATTAGGTTTTGAGCATACTATACAAGGGTGTTGTGGGACCGGATACATAGAGATTGCTGGTCTGTGCAATAGTGTGACGCCAGTGTGCTCAGACTCTTCCaagtatattttctttgatgcCATTCACTCAACACAAGCAGCTTACCAAAACATTGCCAATGCCATTCTGCAAAATGTGATTCCTCATCTAGTTAATTAGATTACAATTTCACAGTAATGTTTATCCTCCCCATGTATGTACATAAGCATTccaatatgttttttttttttttttttaatgttatgtGATTACCCATGGGAAGCCCTTATGTATTGCCATTCTTGTGCGTAATATTGTTTATACATCTAACGACATATATAGATGTAAAGAAAGATTTTCATGTGATGTAAAGGTAAGCCCTATATGCCAATCTTGATGCTTGTGATCAAATTTTACTTATTGTGAGTATACTTATATGTGTTTTGGATTCATTTGGGCTTGCTTGGATTGATCCCAGATGGGCTACACTACGATTTGTAAATCCCTATATAATCTAAGGTTAATTTGGTCTGGCCAGGCATCGAAACCCGACCCACATTGTAGCTGAAATTTTATGCTTAATTCACATCAACCTTCTATGTGACACAATTAGGAACATAGAGCAatgttcaaaatccaggtattgGACTCGGTATCGGTCAATGTCAAAATCTTTTCTGATTGCGATCGGATCGGTACAAATCGGTCAAGATCGGTCAAAAACCCCCCGAAATCATTTTTTATGGATTGGGTCATGTCTCGACTAGATCGGATCTGTCAATATCGGTTGGTATCGGTCAAtatcggtcaagataatataaaaaaaacataaaaactt
This window encodes:
- the LOC122650626 gene encoding GDSL esterase/lipase At5g45960-like, translating into MEKVRTISITLFFFTLVSVSSFSNLLVVVASSQINPKNYNITAFFVFGDSTLDPGNNDRLTTSLRGDHPPYGRDFKGGIATSRFTYGKLITDIIVSSLGIKDSVPAYLDPNITNHDLLTDVNFSSAGTGLDNMTANLGNVIHMSTQLVEFQKCVARIQATVGNATAADIIQNAIFTIGASTNDMLFNYYDIPTRRVGYSLSGYQDFLLRNLETFVKVRI